The Phycisphaerales bacterium sequence CGCCGCCCGCATCCTCCTCCGCATCGCCAACCACAAGCCCACTTCGCCTCATGCCTCGAAGCCAAGTGCCTCGTTGCCTTCTTCCAACCCGACTACCCGCAGCCCTGCGGCCACCTCCTCGCCCACTCACCCCCCCACCCCCTCTCCTAAACTCCCCACATGCCAGGTAAACCCACCGCCCTCGTCCTCCGCGCCGCCGGCACCAACTGCGACGGCGAGATGGTCCGCGCCTTCGAGCTCGCCGGGGCGGACGCCCAGCTGGTCCACCTCGACCGGCTCATCGAGAACCCGCGCCTGCTCGCCGGGGCCGACCTCATCGGTTTCCCCGGCGGCTTCAGCTACGGCGACGACATCGCCAGCGGGCGCATCTTCGCCATGAAGGTGCGCGAGCGGCTGTACCCCGCCCTTAAGCGCGCCGTGGACGATGGCTGCCTCATCATCGGCGCGTGCAACGGGTTCCAGGTGATGGTGCAGTGCGGGCTGCTGCCGGGGCCGCAATCGGGCGAACAGAGTGGCGAAACGCCCCCGCCCCAGCGCGTCTCTCTGACCGACAATCAGGACGCCCGCTTCTGCGACCGCTGGGTCGGCGTGGAGTTCAACCCGCGCTCCGTGTGCGTCTGGACCCGCGGCCTCACCGACTTCCCC is a genomic window containing:
- a CDS encoding phosphoribosylformylglycinamidine synthase subunit PurQ encodes the protein MPGKPTALVLRAAGTNCDGEMVRAFELAGADAQLVHLDRLIENPRLLAGADLIGFPGGFSYGDDIASGRIFAMKVRERLYPALKRAVDDGCLIIGACNGFQVMVQCGLLPGPQSGEQSGETPPPQRVSLTDNQDARFCDRWVGVEFNPRSVCVWTRGLTDFPEDTTPAHVATINQLPVAHGEGRFVTAEPAVLKQLEQNGQVVLRYTDNYNGSEGAVAGICDTTGRVFGLMPHPERYLDWTRHPYWTRLDASTRKGATPGLRIFQNAVEAAKGVVVA